In Triticum aestivum cultivar Chinese Spring chromosome 5B, IWGSC CS RefSeq v2.1, whole genome shotgun sequence, the following proteins share a genomic window:
- the LOC123110597 gene encoding metal transporter Nramp6, with protein sequence MSAHAVPGAAGDAGAARADDEARALLPASVPGGDHGDSGSSSGGEEEEDLEERAFEASEKVLVSISDDPDADADLEAQLASSSGSPPFSWRKLWLFTGPGFLMSIAFLDPGNLEGDLQAGAAAGDTLLWLLMWATAMGLLVQLLAARLGVATGRHLAELCRDEYPDWARRALWLMAEVAMVGADIQEVIGSAIAIKILSNGYLPLWAGVVITALDCFIFLSLENYGVRKLEAVFAVLIATMAVSFAWMFTDTKPNGKDLLIGILVPKLSSKTIRQAVGVVGCVIMPHNVFLHSALVQSRKIDPKKEYQVREALRYYSIESTVALAISFMINLFVTTVFAKGFYGSKEAGSIGLENAGQYLQEKFGGGFLPILYIWGIGLLAAGQSSTITGTYAGQFIMGGFLNLRLKKWLRALITRSFAIVPTIIVALFFDSSDALDVLNEWLNVLQSIQIPFALIPLITLVSKEQVMGVFRIGRKMQAVTWTVAALLITINGYLLLDFFSSEIRGPLYGSLLCVAVLAYASFVLYLILRGTEISNQMIVAIRKRLS encoded by the exons ATGTCCGCCCACGCCGTCCCCGGCGCCGCGGGAGACGCCGGCGCGGCCCGAGCCGACGATGAGGCGCGCGCCCTCCTCCCCGCCTCGGTGCCCGGGGGCGACCACGGCgactccggcagcagcagcggcggcgaagaggaggaggacctcgaggagcgcGCGTTCGAGGCGTCCGAGAAGGTCCTCGTCTCCATCTCGGACGACCCAGACGCGGACGCCGACCTGGAGGCGCAGCTCGCCTCGTCCTCGGGGTCGCCGCCCTTCTCGTGGCGGAAGCTCTGGCTCTTCACGGGGCCCGGCTTCCTGATGAGCATCGCGTTCTTGGACCCGGGCAACCTCGAGGGGGACCTCCAGGCCGGTGCCGCGGCTGGGGACACGCTGCTGTGGCTGCTCATGTGGGCCACCGCCATGGGACTCCTCGTGCAGCTCCTCGCCGCGCGCCTCGGAGTCGccaccggccggcacctcgccgaGCTATGCCGCGACGAGTACCCTGACTGGGCACGCCGCGCGCTCTGGCTCATGGCCGAGGTCGCCATGGTCGGCGCTGACATCCAGGAGGTCATTGGCAGCGCGATCGCCATCAAGATCCTTAGCAATGGGTATCTGCCGCTCTGGGCCGGCGTTGTCATCACCGCCTTGGATTG TTTCATTTTCCTTTCTCTTGAGAACTATGGTGTGAGGAAACTGGAAGCTGTATTTGCAGTTTTGATTGCAACAATGGCAGTGTCCTTTGCATGGATGTTCACTGATACCAAGCCCAATGGGAAGGACCTGTTAATTG GTATTTTGGTTCCAAAATTGAGCTCTAAGACAATTAGACAAGCAGTTGGGGTTGTTGGCTGTGTTATTATGCCCCACAACGTGTTCCTCCATTCAGCGCTTGTGCAATCGAGGAAAATAGACCCAAAAAAGGAGTACCAAGTCCGTGAAGCATTGAGATACTACTCAATAGAGTCAACGGTTGCACTGGCTATATCATTCATGATAAATCTCTTTGTCACAACTGTTTTCGCTAAAGGATTCTATGGTAGTAAAGAAGCCGGCAGTATCGGCCTCGAAAATGCTGGGCAATATCTACAAGAGAAGTTTGGTGGCGGCTTTTTACCTATCCTCTACATTTGGGGGATTGGGCTATTAGCCGCCGGTCAGAGTAGCACAATAACAGGAACGTATGCTGGACAGTTTATAATGGGTGGGTTCCTAAATTTGAGGTTAAAGAAATGGCTCAGGGCGCTGATCACCCGAAGCTTCGCAATTGTGCCGACTATAATTGTGGCTCTGTTCTTCGATTCATCTGACGCACTTGATGTTCTAAATGAGTGGCTCAATGTGCTTCAATCAATTCAGATTCCTTTTGCACTGATTCCTCTGATAACCTTGGTATCCAAGGAGCAAGTCATGGGAGTTTTCAGAATAGGTCGTAAAATGCAA GCTGTAACCTGGACAGTGGCTGCATTATTGATCACAATCAACGGCTATCTCTTGTTGGACTTCTTCTCGTCTGAAATACGAGGTCCATTGTACGGCTCGCTTCTCTGCGTGGCAGTACTTGCCTACGCCTCATTCGTATTGTACCTCATTCTGCGGGGCACCGAAATCTCCAACCAGATGATCGTGGCGATACGCAAGAGGTTGTCATGA